CATCATTTGGAGCAATTACATCTTCAGAACCTTCCGAAAGTTGATCCCTATATTCTGCCATAGCTgcctatttataaaataaaaattaatgtataaattaaaatataataaatttgatataACAAACATATCAATAACACATACAATTTTACTCGAGACAACATCACTTGAGTTCCCATTTGAAGAAACAAAACAGGAGCTAAACAGTTGAGCACGAGTCGGGCATCGTCCTTGTTCCTTTGTCTATGAATATGCATATTATTAGGTTACTAGCATATTATAAAAATCAATgataaaattcaatatataagaaataaaacattaccAATTTGGCCTTAACTTGTGCAAATGACGTTTTCCCTGTTCTTTGATTCATTACCTTTTTGGCTCGAGCATTTTTGTTTCTCTTACTTGTATTCTAAAAGCAAGTAAAAAAGGATGCGTAAATTCATAGTTCAAATGAAATGATTATTATATGGATGTATTAAATTTACCTTTGCATTATCGGTTCTCCAATAAGCAAGAAGATTGATCCATTGATCTTCTAAAACTCTATCATCTCGATCATGAATTAAATGCTCAATAGATACGTCGGCCCAATATCTCGTTTTTAAATGATGCTTCCAAGTTCTCCATTTAAGTCCGATGGAGCTTAAAATCCACTTCTCGGCAATGATAGGGATCTCGAACTGTAACTGCATGACACATAGTCAGTCAATGTTAAAAATATGTGTATATAATCGAGTAAttaaatgataaattaaataacctTAGCTTTCTTTAAATGTTATTACCTTTACAACTTTGAGCATCTCATCTTTATTCTCCTTTGTCATAGCATGCCAATTTTTAATATCTATTGGACAATATTTGCCATTTCTCGCAAGCGAACCTAAGAAATGACAAAGCTTGCTTTTCTCACCACCTATAGGTTGACCGAACTCATTATATTCAACTGACATGAGTGGTAAGTTTAAAGGACGACCCCATATATTTTTCATATAGGTAGGACCTCTACTTTCCTTTTCAACAATGCTAGCTCCAAATGCACCGTCTTgaactataaaaaaattaataggattagtctaataataaaaaaagctTACATAACGTGTCATAGTGTTTGATTGTCCATTACCTTCATCTTCCTCTAGTTCAATATCAATGCTCATATCCTCATGGTTTGAACGTGTGACTATGTTTGAATCTTCTTGATGTATGTTTCTATTATAAATTCTTCTGCCTAATGTAGTCCTGGTAGTAAAATCTGCATatcattataaaatatatattcaaatagattaaattatttccatgtACAAAAGTAAGTCCACATAGAAACTTAACACACAAAGATGGTAGACGCGACAAATGCAAGCTCCtttggcaaaaaaaaaatgaaaatgaagaaaagcATACAACCTATAGATTACCCTATCCATTTGACGCAAGGCTAataacccaaaaaaaatatgaaaatgattAAGGATATATCTCCTTGCTATATTTCACattcaaagtaaaaaaaaaagatcaaGTTCTGCACTCCATCACTAAACAACCATATAAAACTAGCAAATACATCTCAAACAAGACACCCAAGACATGAATCCATCTCTTTTTCACTAAACACATTCAAGAAATCATCAACATCCAAAACACAAAACCCACATATCTACAAAGAGCAGTGTAATGTGTAAataaccccccccccccacttggaaaagaatatcatatagcaaaaatcaaataaaaccaATTGATGAGCATGAGCATGCTCTATCCAATTGTCTTTTTACCTTCAGGATTTTTCAACCTTTGATGTGATATATCTGATTCATCTTGTAAACGAACATTCTTTTTACATTGCCTTCGTCCTTTAGAAGCCATAACTGCATATATTACAACAATAAAATAAGCATAGAAAACTTTTAGGATTGAATGGTTAGAATACTGAATGCAATCAGAAACAGCCAATCCGATCAAACAATAGCACAAAAACGCCCATGACATGAATCCCTCTCATGTTCACTAGACACCATCAACAAATCATCAAAATCTTAAACACTAAACCCACCTATTCACAAACAGCAATGTAATTCGTAAATTACCCCAATTGGAAAGGAATAACATACCCCAAAAAATTCATATACAAATTGAATGATTCGAAGATTCAATTACACCGCAAAATATAGAGAATTAAAGAGAAGTGTTAAAACAATCTATAGATTTATAGATAGGGCAAGGATGACAAAAATACCGGAACACGCTAGCGTACTCTCTTCTCCTGTGCGAAGTAATCCGAGACTCCGAGACTGTCACTATTTTTTCCCCAACGAGAAGTGTTGAAATTTGAGAGGGGTAGGGTTTTGGGTTTGTAGGCGGGAGGAATAGAAAAATTTTGGTAATCAACCGCTAATTCCCTAAAAATTGTAGGCgggagtaataaaaataatgtactttttCACGAAAAGTAAGAATTCAATGATGCTGCGTAGTTTAAAGTTTTTAtacattttatatattttttaaattacaatGTAACATTAAGATTAAGGTTAGTTCCATATATGACTTGGTTAATTAATGTAAcgcttaaaatttaaataaataaaacacatcatataaatcaataatataataataattttaaagtattaatataaaaaaatttatggaGTATACAATAAAACAAATAGTTTctacttaatttatttttatcaattatcTTTTCAGTATGTGGTTTTTAATTACTTTCTTCACTAATTAAActtattttgagtaatttgaattttccttttttgaatCATGTTTAAATATTCActtatgaaaatatatattcCTTGAGCAATAATAGGAGCAAGTTTCCATTATTCTACGTAACAGAAGTGTGAGTATATGATTATTCAAATGACATCTAACTCCAGTGTAACGTTAGTGTATGATATAAATGTGATGAAAGGTCAATGTATTGTTTGAGTATCTATGCTCACAGTTTTAATAAAGTGTGACTAATTTAATGTAATAATATGTCAAATTTTTAGTAGTGTCGCCTAGTCGcaatcaaccgtgttttctatccttagaaaatgcgggcgtgacaccaACATCATACCATTAAATTTATTTGACCTCAAGACGAGGATGCGAAGTTGAGGGAGTGTTTCCATTCAAAAGGGAAAATGAATCTTGTATTTCATTATCGCCAATGTCGATGCCCAACAAACCCCGGCAGTTGAGTTGGGTTCGGGGTAGTGTTCCTTCCAATTTGTTGTCATTCAGATTGATTGACTGAAGACTGCAACCCTTTGGAAATGTTGATGGGATGAGGCCATTAAGTTTATTTGCATTCAAATGGAGGATTGAAAGAGATGTGCTAAAGTTCACCATACATTTTGGAATCGGCCCTTCAAAATAATTGTATGATAAATAGAGGATTTGGAGGGATCTCATGTTGCAAATGGATGGTGGAATCTCTCCACTAAAGCTGTTGAGACCAAGCCCTAAATAAATCATTCTTGATTGATTCACTACGGTGGATAATATTGGACCTGAAAATTTATATAATACGACACATAGATTCAAATTCATTAACACAACCAATGATCTATAGTTGTCATTAAACAATGCATTATCACAAATTTATATTTCTGTATGCGTTTACATTGCTATGTGAATCTAtaattttgtctaaataatatttttcatacacaaaaaatagtctaattATTTTTTGGTCTGTACACCAAAATCAGTTCTATTTCCATTTTACTATTTATATAAACTTTTTCATCACTTTTTCTATTTCTATCCCCGTACACATTTTTCACTTTAGTCTTTCCACCAAATTAgttctatttttatttctagaaataatcacttttttctttatctctcctattttacacattctctcttcttctctcatattttatcaatttaaaaCTTATATggtccacaaatgagactatttttcatagATAAAggtataacaataaaaaaaatactccctccgtcccccattatGTGTCTTAGTTTTCCATTTTGGCATATCTCATATTAATTGTTCCACTTCGTTTATACCACTCTTGGTAGTAgactcacgttccactaactcacattttattataaaacaaatatataaaagtatgacccacattatgctaattttttcaactcacgttcaattacatttcttaaaaattcCTACCAAAGATAGTAAATTAATAAGagcttaaattattttttaaaattaagcccgtataattttatcaattaatatCTACCTATATGAGTTTATACATGTAATACGAAAATTTAGATATACATCCATTCCAATTAAGATTTAGTATTTAAATAAGTATATATTTGTAGATATAAACCATAGAAATTGAAGAATTAAGAAACATGGAAAATAAAGCCTAAAAAAGAAGGTAGGGAAATAATTAAGAGCTTACCACTTAAGTTGTTGGCACCCAAGTATAATATTCGAAGAAAGGTCAAGTTTCCAATTTGTACATGTCCACTGAATTTGTTGCTCTGCAGAGAAAGATGCTCAAGCTGCGAACACTGCTCCAAACTCGATGGTATTTCCCCATACAACTCGTTGTAAGAAATACGAAGTCTCGTCAGTCTATGCAAATTGTGTTTGCACATATCAAGAGGTAGACTACTACACAAACTATTATTCCTCAAATTCAAAACTTCCAAAGTTGACATGTTGAAAACTAATAAGTTTTTGAACAAAAGTTTCCATCCTAGGTTACGCAAcattaattgcatattttataaaGCATAATTACAAAACATCATATATACACACACCATGCTAGATTTACAAATGAAAAACAAGGAAATCACAATGTTTGTCTTGAATCATCTTCTCCTTGGTGTTGCTTTTGCTCTATTTCTTCTCTTCGTCTTACTATTATTATATCCaaccacaaaaaataatttaactaaCCATTTTGGCCTTCCACTTCTTATAATCATGTAACCAATCCCAATTCCAACTACAAATCCACATCCATACCCCATCACCACACTTCGCCAACTAAATCCATCTATAAATCCGTACTCATCACCATCTTCTTCGTCTTGAGGAAATACTGGTTTTCCATCACTCCCCTCACATTTTTTTGTCAATGGAAATCCGCACAATCCTGCATTTCCCACATATGATTCGTTACCAAATGTGGAAAGTTGAGTAGATTGTGGTATCTGTCCCTCGAGATTATTCATCGAAAGATTTAACTTTGCAAGAAATGTTAACCTCGCCAATCCACTTGGAATTTCTCCATCCAATTTGTTTGAAGACAAGTCCAACGACTCAAGCAAACTCATGCCTCCAAGAGATGATGGTATATGTCCTTCGATGGTATTGTAAGACAAATTCAAGTATCTAAGTGAGTTAAGATTCCCTACAGAAGGTGGAATGCTCCCAGAGAATTTGTTGGAGGATAAGTCAATAGTTGTAAAGGTATTTAGTAATCGCTCCAATAACTGATCCAATCCTTTCAAAGTGAGCGTCAACTCTATAAATTTCAGAAACAAATCTGCTCCATCATCGGTCTGCTTTTCATGGGCATCTATCATACTTTGAAAGTTCTTGAAATATCTATCAGGTAGCGGGCCAACAAATTCATTTTGTGAAACATCCAAGACTTGCAACTTTGGAAATGGCTTCTCAGTGTTTGCAGACTCCAACATTGTACCATTAAACTTATTTGACCTCAGCACAAGGATGCGAAGTTCAGGGAGTGTTTCCATCCAGAAGGGAAACTCACCTTGTATTTTATTACCACCAATATTAATGCCCATCAGTCCATTGCAGTTGACTAGGGTTTGGGGTAGTGTTCCTTCCAATTTGTTTCCATTCAGATTGAAGGACTGAAGACTGCAACCCTTTGTAAATGTTGATGGAATGTGACCACTAAGTTTATTTGCATTCAAATGGAGGAGTAACAGAGATGTGCTAAAGTTTCCAAGACAATCTGGGACTACTCCTTCCAAACTATTGTTTGACAAATAGAGGAGTTTGAGGGATCTCAAGTTGCAAATGGATGGTGGAATCTCCCCACTTAAGCTGTTGGAAGAGAGTTCCAAGTTAATCAGTTTTGATTGATTCACAAAGGTGGATGGGATCGGACCTGAAAGTTTATTTTATTCGTGTCAATTTCAGTTTAATCTATATGAATCAAACGTATAACAAAGAATGATCTAACGTTGCCATAAATTAATGCATCGTTGTAATATATATAGGTAAAAATTGTACGTGATTTACAATTTTATCAAATTACTACCTCTATCACAACAATACAAGAAATGGTGTtgagtgagttaagtaaagataaataaaataaaataaaatagttggagataataaagtatgagagagataaTATAGATATTAGAATAAGCAAAAGACAAAAGTAAGAGAACAATTTAAAATGGTTGATTGTTTCTTGCCTAAAATAAAGATGActaatttatcaaaaaataCTCTAGCCATGTTTGTTTGCAAGATTGTGTCTGAGAAAATAATTTCATtccttaaaaatttaaattccgttgtttgtttgaattttaatgaaatttggAAAGTAAACAGAATCCTAAAAACAAAGTGTTTAGGATTCTAATTCCCCAACCTTTCCCAGGTATTCATTTTCcatgtttatatatataatatattttgtataacaattactccctccgtctctaaATAACGATAATGAACTATTTCATTCTTAGACCATCCCTAAAAAGTATAAACTTTCAAATTTTGTTAactctttttttctctaatgaggcgggactcattttccactaaaaatgcatttattgttttttctttctatctctatcTTACTctatcaattattattattattattattattattattattattattattattattattataaaaactgaaaactattaaaaaattaatctaaGTATTTAAGATTATTCATTATAAAATATGATAttctaattattatatttataattaataatatataaataaaatcttaatatacttttaaaataattgattacattattattatttttattagtattattttgttaataaaaattaaacattattACGTCAATTAGTTAATTGAGTTAATATTTCAATTACTCGATTGAATTCAATTAGTTAATATAAGTTCAAAATCATAACAAACAAagcataaataatttattaggGTGAAATTAGTTCAATTTCTGTTGCAAGTCttaactttttctatttttgccATTCTCCATCTAAGGATTATTGTTGTTTATCTTTAtatctatttta
This genomic interval from Salvia splendens isolate huo1 chromosome 13, SspV2, whole genome shotgun sequence contains the following:
- the LOC121761658 gene encoding receptor-like protein Cf-9 homolog isoform X1; this encodes MDTSSHLYLLITSFLLLQWLIVYSSANSDINIDRSSLVAFKSQISFDPHNILAKNWSSESSICSWIGVTCDSRYHRVTQLNISSLGLAGTISPEIGNLSFLVSLDVSNNSFHGPIPHSIFNMSFLQVLNLRMNSLSSSLPDDICKHNLRRLNYLRISHNELYGEIPLSLGQCSKLEYLSLYNNSFSGHVPTQIGNLTLLQELGLGANYLSGNIPKEIGALTNLQALGLGPSMLSGIIPNEIGNLTILQYLDLGNNMLSGNIPKEITQLTNLQILVMSNNKLSGSLRKEIGNMTSLTNLLINRNELSGHIPKGIFLLNNLYQLEMADNRLGESLPTEIGNTTIPNLILNNNNLSGPIPSTFVNQSKLINLELSSNSLSGEIPPSICNLRSLKLLYLSNNSLEGVVPDCLGNFSTSLLLLHLNANKLSGHIPSTFTKGCSLQSFNLNGNKLEGTLPQTLVNCNGLMGINIGGNKIQGEFPFWMETLPELRILVLRSNKFNGTMLESANTEKPFPKLQVLDVSQNEFVGPLPDRYFKNFQSMIDAHEKQTDDGADLFLKFIELTLTLKGLDQLLERLLNTFTTIDLSSNKFSGSIPPSVGNLNSLRYLNLSYNTIEGHIPSSLGGMSLLESLDLSSNKLDGEIPSGLARLTFLAKLNLSMNNLEGQIPQSTQLSTFGNESYVGNAGLCGFPLTKKCEGSDGKPVFPQDEEDGDEYGFIDGFSWRSVVMGYGCGFVVGIGIGYMIIRSGRPKWLVKLFFVVGYNNSKTKRRNRAKATPRRR
- the LOC121761658 gene encoding receptor-like protein Cf-9 homolog isoform X3 → MDTSSHLYLLITSFLLLQWLIVYSSANSDINIDRSSLVAFKSQISFDPHNILAKNWSSESSICSWIGVTCDSRYHRVTQLNISSLGLAGTISPEIGNLSFLVSLDVSNNSFHGPIPHSIFNMSFLQVLNLRMNSLSSSLPDDICKHNLRRLNYLRISHNELYGEIPLSLGQCSKLEYLSLYNNSFSGHVPTQIGNLTLLQELGLGANYLSGNIPKEIGALTNLQALGLGPSMLSGNIPKEITQLTNLQILVMSNNKLSGSLRKEIGNMTSLTNLLINRNELSGHIPKGIFLLNNLYQLEMADNRLGESLPTEIGNTTIPNLILNNNNLSGPIPSTFVNQSKLINLELSSNSLSGEIPPSICNLRSLKLLYLSNNSLEGVVPDCLGNFSTSLLLLHLNANKLSGHIPSTFTKGCSLQSFNLNGNKLEGTLPQTLVNCNGLMGINIGGNKIQGEFPFWMETLPELRILVLRSNKFNGTMLESANTEKPFPKLQVLDVSQNEFVGPLPDRYFKNFQSMIDAHEKQTDDGADLFLKFIELTLTLKGLDQLLERLLNTFTTIDLSSNKFSGSIPPSVGNLNSLRYLNLSYNTIEGHIPSSLGGMSLLESLDLSSNKLDGEIPSGLARLTFLAKLNLSMNNLEGQIPQSTQLSTFGNESYVGNAGLCGFPLTKKCEGSDGKPVFPQDEEDGDEYGFIDGFSWRSVVMGYGCGFVVGIGIGYMIIRSGRPKWLVKLFFVVGYNNSKTKRRNRAKATPRRR
- the LOC121761658 gene encoding receptor-like protein 9DC3 isoform X2, with the translated sequence MDTSSHLYLLITSFLLLQWLIVYSSANSDINIDRSSLVAFKSQISFDPHNILAKNWSSESSICSWIGVTCDSRYHRVTQLNISSLGLAGTISPEIGNLSFLVSLDVSNNSFHGPIPHSIFNMSFLQVLNLRMNSLSSSLPDDICKHNLRRLNYLRISHNELYGEIPLSLGQCSKLEYLSLYNNSFSGHVPTQIGNLTLLQELGLGANYLSGNIPKEIGALTNLQALGLGPSMLSGIIPNEIGNLTILQYLDLGNNMLSGSLRKEIGNMTSLTNLLINRNELSGHIPKGIFLLNNLYQLEMADNRLGESLPTEIGNTTIPNLILNNNNLSGPIPSTFVNQSKLINLELSSNSLSGEIPPSICNLRSLKLLYLSNNSLEGVVPDCLGNFSTSLLLLHLNANKLSGHIPSTFTKGCSLQSFNLNGNKLEGTLPQTLVNCNGLMGINIGGNKIQGEFPFWMETLPELRILVLRSNKFNGTMLESANTEKPFPKLQVLDVSQNEFVGPLPDRYFKNFQSMIDAHEKQTDDGADLFLKFIELTLTLKGLDQLLERLLNTFTTIDLSSNKFSGSIPPSVGNLNSLRYLNLSYNTIEGHIPSSLGGMSLLESLDLSSNKLDGEIPSGLARLTFLAKLNLSMNNLEGQIPQSTQLSTFGNESYVGNAGLCGFPLTKKCEGSDGKPVFPQDEEDGDEYGFIDGFSWRSVVMGYGCGFVVGIGIGYMIIRSGRPKWLVKLFFVVGYNNSKTKRRNRAKATPRRR